One Mesorhizobium loti genomic window carries:
- a CDS encoding ABC transporter ATP-binding protein, with the protein MTNLVEVRNLRIEATTDSGRVVEIIKGVSLDIADGEIVALIGESGSGKTTVALSLMGYARPGCRIIGGEINVNGKNMAALSEKERAKLRGTDIAYVPQSAAASFNPSSTIMEQVIEVTRIHGLMPPEQARKRAVELFRALSLPDPEGIGARYPHQVSGGQLQRLSAAMALIGDPKLMIFDEPTTALDVTTQIDVLKAFKSVMRAGGIAGVYVSHDLAVVAQIADHIVVLKGGEVQETGTTAQILSAAQHPYTRELLAAFEPKPRQAHADADAGAKPLLRIDNVTAGYGAVRADGLPLIRAADSVSLVVEKGRNLGIIGESGCGKSTLARVIAGIHPAAAGDIIFDGKQLERVAGKRSQDQLREMQIVFQYADTALNPAKPVEDIIARPLAFYHGLDRQARSKRVDELLDMVRLPRTLRYRRPSELSGGQKQRVNFARALAADPKLIICDEITSALDTVVAAAVIELLKELQRELGLSYIFISHDLSVVEAICDEIMVMYNGQRVEQITPDRLQAPTHPYSKLLFSSVPKLDPTWLDGLVRDPELVSQYGHR; encoded by the coding sequence ATGACCAATCTCGTCGAGGTCAGGAACCTGAGGATCGAGGCGACGACCGACTCCGGACGCGTCGTCGAAATCATCAAGGGCGTCAGCCTCGACATCGCCGATGGCGAGATCGTCGCCCTGATCGGCGAGAGCGGCTCAGGCAAGACGACGGTGGCGCTCTCGCTGATGGGCTATGCGCGGCCCGGCTGCCGGATCATCGGCGGCGAGATCAACGTCAACGGCAAGAACATGGCGGCACTTTCCGAGAAGGAACGGGCGAAGCTGCGCGGCACCGACATTGCCTATGTACCGCAAAGTGCCGCCGCCTCCTTCAACCCTTCGTCCACCATCATGGAGCAGGTGATCGAGGTGACGCGCATCCACGGGCTGATGCCGCCCGAGCAGGCGCGAAAGCGTGCGGTCGAGCTGTTCAGGGCCTTGTCGCTGCCGGACCCGGAAGGGATCGGCGCGCGCTATCCGCACCAGGTTTCAGGCGGGCAATTGCAGCGGCTGTCGGCGGCCATGGCGCTCATCGGCGATCCCAAGCTGATGATCTTCGACGAGCCGACGACGGCACTCGACGTGACGACGCAGATCGACGTGCTGAAGGCCTTCAAGTCGGTCATGCGGGCTGGCGGAATTGCGGGTGTTTACGTTTCCCATGACCTCGCCGTCGTCGCCCAGATCGCCGACCACATCGTGGTGCTGAAGGGCGGCGAAGTGCAGGAGACCGGCACCACGGCCCAGATCCTTTCGGCCGCCCAGCACCCCTATACGCGCGAACTTTTGGCTGCCTTCGAGCCGAAGCCGCGGCAAGCGCATGCAGACGCGGATGCCGGCGCCAAGCCGTTGCTTCGCATCGACAATGTGACCGCCGGCTATGGCGCGGTGCGGGCTGACGGACTGCCGCTTATCCGCGCCGCCGATTCCGTCAGCCTGGTCGTCGAGAAGGGGCGCAACCTCGGCATCATCGGCGAATCCGGCTGCGGAAAATCAACGCTGGCGCGCGTCATCGCCGGCATCCATCCGGCGGCGGCCGGCGACATCATATTCGACGGCAAACAACTGGAGCGCGTCGCGGGCAAACGCAGCCAGGACCAGCTGCGCGAGATGCAGATCGTGTTCCAGTATGCCGATACCGCGCTCAATCCGGCCAAGCCTGTGGAGGACATCATTGCCCGGCCGCTGGCCTTCTATCACGGGCTCGACAGGCAGGCGCGCTCGAAGCGCGTCGACGAACTGCTCGATATGGTTCGCCTGCCGAGGACGCTGCGCTACCGCCGCCCGTCGGAGCTCTCGGGCGGCCAGAAGCAGCGCGTGAATTTTGCGCGCGCGCTGGCAGCTGATCCCAAGCTCATCATCTGCGACGAGATCACCTCGGCGCTCGACACGGTGGTGGCGGCCGCCGTGATCGAACTGCTCAAGGAGCTGCAGCGCGAGCTGGGCCTCTCCTACATTTTCATCAGCCACGACCTCTCCGTCGTCGAAGCGATCTGCGACGAGATCATGGTCATGTACAATGGGCAGCGGGTTGAACAGATCACGCCCGACAGGCTGCAAGCGCCGACCCACCCCTATTCGAAGCTTCTGTTCTCCTCCGTGCCGAAGCTCGATCCGACATGG